The Pseudomonas wenzhouensis genome has a segment encoding these proteins:
- a CDS encoding glucan biosynthesis protein G has product MGKAGKLALCVLPLLFAAQSWAFDLDDVAVKAKALAAEGYSAPQSQLPASLRELPFAGYQKVRFLEEKAHWADGKTPFRLYFFHQGMHFDVRVKINEVTAEGTREIKYDPSMFDFGDLNLNPDDLKDLGFAGFKVINEINAKGTHDEVMSVLGASYFRIVGKGQVFGLSARGLAIDTALPSGEEFPRFTEFWIEKPQPDRRSLVIYALLDSPRATGAYRMEIKPGRDSVLDVQSKVYLRENVEKLGIAPLTSMYLFGANQPWPRPNYRPQLHDSEGLGIHAGNGEWIWRPLNNPQRLNVSSYRIDNPRGFGLMQRSRDFSQYQDLDDRYELRPSGWVETVGDWGAGHVELVEIPTPDETNDNIVALWRPEKLPAPGEALDVAYRLHFSRDEAKLHDPQLAMVSQTRLSEGDIKQANLIRQADGSTALVIDFVGKELAKRPPDAAPQVQVSVDDNAELLEENLRYNPVSKGWRLLLRVKIKDPAQPVEMRAALVDDGKPVSETWSYQLPSHE; this is encoded by the coding sequence ATGGGCAAGGCCGGCAAGCTGGCCCTCTGCGTGCTCCCGCTGTTGTTCGCTGCCCAGAGCTGGGCCTTCGATCTGGATGATGTGGCGGTCAAGGCCAAGGCTTTGGCTGCAGAAGGCTACAGTGCCCCGCAAAGCCAGTTGCCCGCTTCGCTGCGTGAGCTGCCGTTCGCCGGCTATCAAAAGGTGCGCTTCCTCGAAGAGAAGGCACACTGGGCGGATGGCAAGACGCCGTTTCGGCTGTACTTCTTTCACCAGGGCATGCACTTCGATGTGCGGGTGAAGATCAATGAGGTGACCGCCGAGGGCACTCGCGAGATCAAGTACGACCCGTCGATGTTCGACTTCGGCGACCTCAATCTGAACCCGGACGACCTCAAGGATCTCGGTTTTGCCGGCTTCAAGGTCATCAACGAGATCAATGCCAAAGGTACGCACGACGAAGTGATGAGCGTGCTCGGCGCCAGCTACTTCCGCATCGTCGGCAAGGGGCAGGTGTTCGGTCTTTCCGCACGCGGTCTGGCCATCGACACGGCGCTGCCATCGGGTGAGGAATTTCCGCGTTTCACCGAATTCTGGATCGAAAAGCCGCAGCCCGACCGCCGCAGCCTGGTGATCTACGCATTGCTTGACTCGCCACGGGCCACCGGCGCCTACCGCATGGAAATAAAACCGGGCCGCGACAGCGTGCTCGACGTGCAATCGAAGGTCTACCTGCGCGAAAACGTCGAGAAACTCGGCATCGCGCCGCTGACCAGCATGTACCTGTTCGGTGCCAACCAACCCTGGCCACGCCCCAACTACCGTCCGCAACTGCATGATTCCGAGGGCCTGGGGATTCATGCCGGCAACGGCGAGTGGATCTGGCGTCCGCTGAACAACCCGCAGCGCCTGAATGTCAGCAGCTACCGTATCGATAACCCGCGTGGTTTCGGCCTGATGCAGCGCAGTCGTGATTTCAGCCAGTATCAGGATCTCGATGATCGCTACGAGCTGCGGCCGAGCGGCTGGGTGGAGACCGTCGGTGATTGGGGTGCCGGCCATGTCGAGCTGGTGGAAATTCCCACCCCGGATGAAACCAACGACAACATCGTCGCCCTGTGGCGCCCGGAAAAGCTGCCGGCGCCGGGTGAGGCGCTGGACGTGGCCTATCGTCTGCACTTCAGTCGTGACGAGGCCAAACTGCACGACCCGCAACTGGCCATGGTCAGTCAGACCCGTCTGTCGGAGGGTGATATCAAGCAGGCCAACCTGATTCGCCAGGCCGATGGCAGCACCGCGCTGGTGATCGATTTTGTCGGTAAGGAACTGGCCAAGCGCCCGCCTGATGCGGCACCGCAGGTACAGGTCAGTGTCGATGACAACGCCGAGTTGCTGGAAGAGAACCTGCGTTACAACCCGGTGAGCAAAGGCTGGCGTCTGTTGCTGCGGGTCAAGATCAAGGACCCGGCGCAGCCGGTGGAGATGCGTGCCGCGCTGGTCGATGACGGCAAGCCTGTGTCGGAAACCTGGAGCTATCAGCTGCCTTCTCATGAATAA
- the mdoH gene encoding glucans biosynthesis glucosyltransferase MdoH, giving the protein MNNSLDATQIQDYLGELPLDHERRQALAHRLEEQGGDFATLHRALHEDDLAAAEPQDETREMLESVPARLALGWPDALERGCRIVRDHQGRPTIDSTPPIKRTRMVPEPWQINILDRGWRRLKGEKPAPRPRTRESEDFTEERWRHVAAVRRTALLVLMIAQTVVATWYMKSVLPYQGWSLVDLGLVFEQPLHESARQILPYVVQTSILALFALLFCWVSMGFWTALMGFFQLLKGRDRYSISASSCGDEPISPRARTALLMPIANEHVPRVFAGLRATFESLKATGQLEHFDFFILSDSNDPDICVAEQQAWMELCREVEGFGHIFYRRRRRRVKRKSGNIDDFCRRWGSNYRYMVVLDADSVMSGECLTRLVRLMEANPGAGIIQTAPKASGMDTLYARLQQFATSVYGPLFTAGLNFWQLGESHYWGHNAIIRVKPFIEHCALAPLPGTGSFAGAILSHDFVEAALMRRAGWGVWIAYDLPGSYEELPPNLLDELKRDRRWCHGNLMNFRLFLVRGMHAVHRVVFLTGVMSYLSAPLWLLFLLLSTSLLAIHTLMVPEYFLQPNQLYPLWPRWQPEEAVALFSATMTLLFLPKLLSVLLIWIKGAEAYGGRTRVLLSMVLEASCSVLLAPVRMLFHSLFVTAAFLGWSVQWNSPQRVDDSTPWSEAFRRHGTQVLIGISWTALVAWLNPDFLWWLAPIVVSLVLSPVVSVLTSRTAPGLAARRSKLFLIPEEHKVPVELSNTAEYEQLNSSRALRQGFLRAVVDPLYNALVCAMARARHAKVVPAAEALRDERIEEILNAGPQGKVEATRWRLLNDPDGMARLHARIWQEPQYHAWREALRDA; this is encoded by the coding sequence ATGAATAACAGCCTAGACGCTACTCAGATCCAGGATTACCTGGGCGAACTACCGCTCGATCATGAGCGCCGGCAAGCACTGGCTCATCGCCTGGAAGAGCAGGGCGGCGATTTTGCCACCCTGCATCGTGCCCTGCACGAAGACGACCTTGCGGCCGCCGAGCCTCAGGACGAAACCCGCGAGATGCTCGAGTCGGTGCCAGCCCGCCTGGCGCTGGGCTGGCCGGATGCACTTGAGCGTGGCTGCCGCATCGTCCGGGATCATCAGGGCCGGCCCACCATCGATTCGACGCCGCCGATCAAGCGCACGCGCATGGTGCCGGAGCCCTGGCAGATCAACATCCTCGATCGTGGCTGGCGTCGCTTGAAAGGCGAAAAGCCGGCACCACGACCCCGCACGCGCGAGAGCGAGGACTTTACCGAGGAGCGCTGGCGGCATGTCGCTGCGGTGCGCCGCACGGCACTGTTGGTGCTGATGATCGCGCAGACCGTGGTCGCCACCTGGTACATGAAATCGGTACTGCCCTATCAGGGTTGGTCGCTGGTTGATCTGGGCCTGGTATTCGAGCAGCCGTTGCACGAGTCGGCGCGGCAGATTCTGCCTTATGTGGTGCAGACCAGCATTCTGGCGCTGTTCGCCCTGTTGTTCTGCTGGGTGTCGATGGGCTTCTGGACCGCGCTGATGGGCTTCTTCCAGTTGCTCAAGGGCCGTGATCGTTACAGCATCTCGGCCAGCAGCTGCGGTGATGAACCCATTTCACCCCGGGCGCGCACTGCGCTGCTCATGCCGATTGCCAACGAGCATGTCCCTCGGGTGTTTGCCGGTCTGCGCGCGACCTTCGAATCGCTCAAGGCCACCGGGCAACTCGAGCATTTCGATTTCTTCATCCTCAGTGACAGCAACGACCCGGACATCTGCGTCGCCGAACAACAGGCCTGGATGGAGCTATGCCGCGAGGTGGAAGGCTTCGGCCATATTTTCTACCGCCGCCGCCGGCGCCGGGTGAAGCGCAAGAGCGGCAACATCGATGACTTCTGCCGGCGCTGGGGCAGCAACTACCGCTACATGGTGGTGCTCGACGCCGACAGCGTGATGAGCGGCGAATGCCTGACCCGCCTGGTGCGCCTGATGGAGGCCAACCCGGGTGCTGGCATCATCCAGACCGCGCCCAAGGCATCCGGGATGGATACCCTCTATGCGCGCCTGCAACAGTTCGCCACCAGCGTCTATGGGCCGCTGTTCACGGCTGGCCTCAACTTCTGGCAGCTGGGTGAGTCGCACTACTGGGGTCACAACGCGATCATCCGGGTCAAACCCTTCATCGAGCACTGCGCCCTGGCGCCGCTGCCGGGCACCGGTTCCTTCGCTGGCGCGATCCTCTCCCACGACTTCGTCGAAGCCGCGCTGATGCGCCGCGCTGGCTGGGGTGTGTGGATCGCCTACGACCTGCCGGGCAGCTATGAAGAGTTGCCGCCGAACCTGCTCGATGAGCTCAAACGCGACCGCCGCTGGTGCCACGGCAACCTGATGAACTTCCGCCTGTTCCTGGTGCGCGGCATGCATGCGGTACACCGCGTGGTGTTCCTCACCGGCGTCATGTCTTACCTGTCGGCTCCTTTGTGGCTGCTGTTTCTGCTGCTTTCGACCAGTTTGCTGGCGATTCATACGCTGATGGTGCCGGAGTATTTCCTGCAGCCCAACCAGCTCTATCCGCTGTGGCCACGCTGGCAACCAGAAGAGGCGGTGGCGCTGTTCTCGGCGACCATGACCCTGCTGTTCCTGCCCAAGCTGCTCAGCGTGCTGCTGATCTGGATCAAGGGCGCCGAGGCCTACGGTGGGCGCACGCGGGTGCTGTTGTCGATGGTGCTGGAGGCGTCCTGCTCGGTGCTGCTGGCGCCGGTGCGCATGCTGTTCCACAGCCTGTTCGTCACCGCTGCCTTCCTCGGTTGGTCGGTGCAGTGGAACTCGCCGCAGCGTGTGGATGATTCGACGCCATGGAGCGAAGCCTTCCGTCGTCACGGCACCCAGGTGCTGATCGGGATCAGCTGGACGGCACTGGTGGCCTGGCTCAACCCGGACTTCCTCTGGTGGCTGGCGCCCATCGTGGTGTCGCTGGTGCTGTCGCCGGTGGTCTCGGTGCTGACCAGCCGCACGGCACCGGGGCTGGCGGCACGGCGTAGCAAGCTGTTCCTGATTCCCGAAGAGCACAAGGTGCCCGTGGAGCTGAGCAACACCGCCGAGTATGAGCAACTGAACAGCTCGCGGGCGCTGCGCCAGGGCTTTTTGCGTGCCGTGGTCGACCCGCTTTACAACGCCCTGGTCTGCGCTATGGCCCGGGCGCGCCACGCCAAGGTGGTGCCGGCTGCCGAGGCGCTGCGTGATGAGCGTATCGAGGAAATCCTCAATGCCGGGCCGCAAGGCAAGGTCGAGGCGACCCGTTGGCGCCTGCTCAACGACCCCGACGGCATGGCGCGCCTGCATGCGCGCATCTGGCAAGAACCGCAATATCACGCCTGGCGCGAAGCGCTGCGCGATGCCTGA
- a CDS encoding cytochrome b, which translates to MSNLHDCAQRYGSVTRLLHWGMAIVLGWQFVTVLAHVLLEDSALDKFAWGTHKATGLLLMVLVVIRLLWAFYKRNRRPAAVSIPARLGHLALYALLFVIPFVALLRQYGSGREFVAFGMTVMPGFDGKIEWMIAPAGLLHGNLGWLLLFMVIGHAAMAFVHRRQGGEDVLARMIGR; encoded by the coding sequence ATGTCGAATCTGCATGATTGCGCGCAGCGCTATGGCTCGGTTACACGCCTGCTGCATTGGGGGATGGCCATTGTGCTGGGGTGGCAGTTCGTCACCGTTCTGGCCCATGTCCTGCTGGAAGACAGCGCGCTGGACAAGTTCGCCTGGGGCACGCACAAGGCAACAGGACTGCTGCTGATGGTGCTGGTGGTGATTCGTCTGCTTTGGGCGTTTTACAAACGCAACCGCCGTCCCGCCGCAGTCAGCATCCCGGCGCGCCTTGGGCATCTGGCCCTGTATGCACTGCTGTTCGTGATTCCTTTTGTCGCGCTGCTGCGTCAGTACGGCTCGGGCCGTGAGTTCGTGGCATTCGGCATGACCGTCATGCCCGGTTTTGACGGCAAGATCGAGTGGATGATCGCTCCAGCCGGTCTGCTGCATGGCAACCTGGGCTGGCTGTTGCTGTTCATGGTGATTGGCCATGCCGCCATGGCCTTTGTCCATCGCCGCCAGGGCGGTGAGGATGTATTGGCGCGAATGATCGGTCGCTGA
- the ltrA gene encoding group II intron reverse transcriptase/maturase, which translates to MEQVVEPSNMRRAYKRVLKNRGAAGVDRLTVEELKDWLLVHWSSVKTTLLEGRYLPRAVRRVDIPKSNGGVRTLGVPTVVDRLIQQALHQVLQPIFEPTFSDGSYGFRPQRSALNAVAKAKEYVADAKHWVVDIDLEKFFDRVNHDVLMARLAYRVKDSRVLKLIRRFLEAGMMADGVIQPRNEGTPQGGPLSPLLSNILLTDLDRELERRQLKFCRYADDCNIYVGSESAGQRAMANIRAFLEGHLKLRINEQKSAVARPWKRKFLGYAITIYRNEARVRAAPQSLRRLMDRVRELLRKGRGRSLPRTIETLNPVLRGWANYFRLTANMRALDELDWWLRRRLRCLLWRQWKTPKTRERRLISLGLKPERAWKSSVNGRGPWWNSASKHMNQAVPTLYFAQMGLVSLRSTVQRLQCMG; encoded by the coding sequence ATGGAGCAGGTGGTCGAGCCCAGCAACATGCGACGAGCGTACAAACGTGTCCTGAAGAACCGAGGCGCAGCGGGCGTTGATCGCCTGACGGTCGAGGAACTGAAGGACTGGCTGTTGGTGCACTGGTCAAGCGTGAAGACGACACTGCTGGAAGGTCGTTATTTGCCACGGGCAGTACGTCGAGTGGACATTCCCAAGTCGAATGGCGGGGTTAGAACACTTGGCGTTCCCACGGTGGTGGACCGACTCATCCAGCAGGCACTTCATCAAGTACTGCAACCGATCTTCGAGCCCACGTTCTCCGATGGCAGCTACGGCTTCCGTCCACAGAGAAGTGCACTCAATGCGGTGGCCAAGGCGAAAGAGTACGTAGCTGACGCAAAGCACTGGGTGGTGGACATCGATCTGGAGAAATTCTTCGACCGGGTCAACCACGACGTGCTGATGGCTCGACTCGCCTATCGAGTGAAGGACAGTCGCGTCCTGAAGCTGATTAGGCGCTTCTTGGAAGCGGGGATGATGGCTGATGGTGTGATCCAACCTCGCAACGAAGGCACGCCTCAGGGTGGGCCGCTGTCCCCATTACTGTCGAACATTCTGCTGACCGATCTGGATCGGGAGCTGGAAAGGAGGCAGTTGAAGTTCTGCCGCTACGCTGACGACTGCAACATCTACGTCGGCAGTGAAAGCGCAGGGCAACGGGCGATGGCGAACATCAGAGCCTTCCTGGAAGGTCATCTGAAACTGCGTATCAACGAGCAGAAAAGTGCAGTGGCACGGCCCTGGAAGCGGAAGTTTCTGGGTTACGCGATCACCATCTACCGCAACGAGGCACGGGTGCGAGCTGCACCGCAAAGCCTGCGTAGGCTGATGGATCGAGTTCGCGAGTTGCTGCGCAAAGGGCGAGGACGATCCTTGCCGCGTACCATCGAGACGCTGAATCCCGTCCTGCGGGGTTGGGCTAACTACTTCCGGCTGACCGCGAACATGCGAGCGCTGGACGAACTCGACTGGTGGCTGCGTCGAAGACTGCGTTGCCTGCTTTGGCGGCAGTGGAAAACCCCGAAAACCCGTGAACGCCGACTCATTTCGCTTGGGCTCAAGCCTGAGCGAGCATGGAAATCGAGCGTCAACGGGCGTGGGCCTTGGTGGAACTCTGCCTCTAAACACATGAATCAGGCCGTGCCAACACTGTATTTCGCCCAAATGGGGCTGGTCTCGCTGCGCAGCACTGTGCAGCGACTCCAGTGTATGGGTTGA
- a CDS encoding DEAD/DEAH box helicase, giving the protein MLSAVARYKQLLSSALARYFPRTTAYLRAEREAAQPRKPVRKQSKKKSTASKKASARKSASGKPGPAGIYPATRLKIDDAQVQAMRERVAQAVGAGLIGAPSDEQWAMILCRAPLARIFAGAGSGKSSTLVLRVVFLLCHLEVDPKRLTVISFTNASCTELRERLQRLLDFWHYPHDARQCVRTFHAAMATLAKESLGNPRWFEQLDEPGTEPDNPLTGGRLRPAQQRLLKQAYQNAYAGDARFRALTHRLLKLPAPEEPPQGKAKAPLDACKLPGEFAALPLFELLHGQIDFAESLGIRLDRLEVKTLDCAARERDLIEAMQRFHQHFSALLKSQGLISFNGAFAQLSERLSSDAGKPGPALLALSHLLIDEFQDISPQIVLWLQAVHRRLHAAGERISLMAIGDDWQSIYGWRGSSPELFIDFDRHFPSRGRGKSTTLLLGTNYRSIEPVIRDGEKVLADVSNKQAKTCIAAKAMQPGDHGVKLIQHFELTSGLPRLLEEIRAQCTHVASRTNADRTAVMLLSRRNEPLQQVRAQLDKSLPVRTMTIHRAKGLQAEVAIILDDCLPAEKHPLRNALYAQCGFFAGSYDQAMQDEARRLAYVAITRGVSRVLWYTRKAQGATQCLAS; this is encoded by the coding sequence ATGCTTTCCGCCGTCGCGCGCTACAAACAACTGCTGTCCAGCGCCCTCGCCCGCTACTTCCCCCGCACCACCGCCTACCTGCGCGCCGAGCGCGAAGCGGCGCAGCCGCGCAAGCCCGTACGCAAGCAGAGCAAGAAGAAATCCACCGCCAGCAAGAAAGCCAGCGCTCGCAAGAGCGCCAGCGGCAAGCCTGGCCCCGCCGGCATCTACCCTGCCACCCGGCTGAAGATCGACGATGCTCAGGTACAGGCCATGCGCGAGCGCGTGGCGCAGGCGGTGGGCGCCGGGTTGATCGGTGCGCCGTCGGACGAACAGTGGGCGATGATCCTCTGCCGTGCGCCGCTGGCACGCATCTTCGCCGGCGCCGGCTCGGGCAAGTCGAGCACTCTGGTGCTGCGTGTGGTGTTCCTGCTCTGCCACCTGGAGGTCGACCCCAAGCGACTGACGGTGATTTCCTTCACCAACGCCTCCTGCACCGAGTTGCGTGAGCGCCTGCAGCGCCTGCTCGACTTCTGGCACTACCCGCACGATGCGCGCCAGTGCGTACGCACCTTCCACGCGGCCATGGCCACGCTGGCCAAGGAGAGCCTGGGCAATCCGCGCTGGTTCGAGCAACTGGACGAACCCGGCACAGAGCCGGATAACCCGCTGACTGGCGGGCGCCTGCGCCCCGCACAGCAGCGCCTGCTCAAGCAGGCCTACCAAAATGCCTATGCAGGCGATGCGCGCTTTCGCGCCCTGACCCATCGCCTGCTCAAGCTGCCGGCCCCCGAGGAACCGCCACAGGGTAAAGCCAAGGCGCCACTGGATGCCTGCAAGCTACCCGGTGAATTCGCCGCCCTGCCGCTATTCGAGCTGCTGCACGGGCAGATCGACTTCGCCGAGAGCCTGGGCATTCGCCTCGACCGTCTGGAGGTGAAAACTCTGGACTGCGCAGCCCGCGAGCGCGATTTAATCGAGGCCATGCAGCGTTTCCACCAGCACTTCAGCGCTTTGCTAAAGAGTCAGGGGCTGATCAGCTTCAACGGTGCGTTCGCGCAACTCAGCGAGCGCCTGAGCAGCGACGCCGGCAAACCCGGCCCGGCCCTGCTCGCGCTTAGTCATCTGCTGATCGATGAATTTCAGGACATTTCGCCGCAGATCGTGCTGTGGCTGCAGGCTGTGCATCGCCGCCTGCACGCGGCGGGCGAGCGCATCAGCCTGATGGCCATCGGCGATGACTGGCAGTCGATCTACGGCTGGCGCGGCAGTTCGCCGGAGCTGTTCATCGATTTCGACCGGCACTTCCCCAGCCGCGGACGCGGCAAGAGCACCACCCTGCTGCTGGGCACCAACTACCGCAGCATCGAGCCGGTGATCCGCGATGGGGAAAAGGTGCTGGCAGACGTCAGCAACAAGCAGGCCAAGACCTGCATTGCGGCCAAGGCGATGCAACCGGGCGACCATGGCGTGAAACTGATTCAGCACTTCGAGCTGACCAGCGGCCTGCCGCGTCTGCTGGAGGAAATACGCGCGCAGTGCACTCATGTCGCCAGCCGCACGAACGCCGACCGCACCGCCGTAATGCTGCTCAGCCGACGCAACGAGCCGCTGCAACAGGTGCGAGCGCAGCTCGATAAATCGCTGCCGGTGCGCACTATGACCATCCACCGCGCCAAGGGCCTGCAGGCCGAAGTCGCGATCATCCTCGACGACTGCCTGCCGGCAGAGAAACACCCGCTGCGCAACGCACTCTACGCCCAGTGCGGTTTCTTCGCCGGCAGCTACGACCAGGCCATGCAGGATGAAGCCCGGCGCCTGGCCTACGTGGCCATCACCCGAGGCGTGAGTCGGGTGCTGTGGTACACGCGCAAGGCGCAGGGTGCGACGCAGTGCCTGGCCAGCTAG
- a CDS encoding DMT family transporter: MNLALYLLTVLIWGTTWIAIKFQMGEVAVAASIAYRFALASAVLFVMLWLSGRLQPLDRRAQGVCLVQGLCLFCLNFLCFYTASQWIHSGLIAVIFSTATLWNAINARLFFRQRIAANVLLGGALGLAGLGLLFWPELAGHEASRESLLGIGLALCGTLCFSAGNMLSSLQQKAGLKPLTTNAWGMLYGALMLVGICLVSGTPFTFDWSTRYVGSLLYLAIPGSVIGFTAYLTLVGRMGPERAAYCTVLFPVVALNISVFLEGYQWTAPALLGLGLVMLGNVLVFRKPKPVPAEARA; the protein is encoded by the coding sequence ATGAACCTTGCGCTTTACCTGCTCACCGTACTGATCTGGGGCACCACCTGGATCGCCATTAAATTTCAGATGGGCGAGGTGGCCGTCGCCGCGTCCATCGCCTATCGCTTTGCCCTGGCTTCGGCCGTGCTGTTCGTCATGCTCTGGCTCAGTGGCCGTCTGCAGCCGCTGGATCGCCGTGCTCAGGGCGTTTGTTTGGTGCAGGGGCTGTGCCTGTTCTGCCTCAATTTCCTGTGCTTCTACACCGCCAGCCAGTGGATCCACAGTGGTCTGATCGCGGTGATCTTCTCCACCGCCACTCTATGGAATGCAATCAATGCGCGGCTGTTCTTCAGGCAGCGCATCGCCGCCAACGTGCTGCTCGGCGGCGCCTTGGGGTTGGCCGGTCTGGGTCTGCTGTTCTGGCCGGAGCTGGCCGGGCACGAGGCCAGCCGTGAAAGCCTGCTGGGCATTGGCCTGGCGCTGTGCGGCACGCTGTGCTTCTCGGCCGGCAACATGCTCTCCAGCCTGCAGCAGAAGGCCGGGCTCAAGCCGCTGACCACCAACGCCTGGGGCATGCTTTACGGCGCGCTGATGCTGGTGGGCATCTGCCTGGTCAGCGGCACGCCATTCACCTTCGACTGGAGCACGCGTTACGTCGGCTCGCTGCTGTACCTGGCGATTCCCGGTTCGGTGATTGGTTTTACCGCCTACCTGACCCTGGTCGGGCGCATGGGCCCGGAGCGCGCCGCCTACTGCACGGTGCTGTTCCCGGTGGTGGCGCTGAATATCTCGGTGTTCCTCGAGGGTTACCAGTGGACGGCCCCGGCCTTGCTCGGCCTGGGCCTGGTGATGCTGGGCAACGTGCTGGTGTTTCGCAAGCCCAAGCCAGTGCCTGCCGAGGCCAGAGCTTAA
- the mnmC gene encoding bifunctional tRNA (5-methylaminomethyl-2-thiouridine)(34)-methyltransferase MnmD/FAD-dependent 5-carboxymethylaminomethyl-2-thiouridine(34) oxidoreductase MnmC, which yields MSDAHNAQLDWDEHGQPLSRSYGDVYFSRANGLEETRHVFLAHNQIIERCQALPAGGRLVIGETGFGTGLNFLCAWQAFAEHAPRDARLHFVSVEKFPLTQADLQRALALWPELKPYAEQLLAQYRAIHPGFQRLLLDGGRVVLTLMIGDVLECLPQLDAQVDAWFLDGFAPSKNPEMWTDALFAELARLSAPGATLATFTSAGFVRRGLIAAGFAVVRVKGFGHKREMLAGPFQAEPAQRPAPWFVRPQLPPGERQAVVIGAGLAGCATAASLAARGWRVTLLERHDDVAREASGNPQGVLYLKLSAHGTALSRLIVAGFGHTRRLLERLQRGVDWDACGVLQLAFDAKEAERQAKLAAAFPNDLLHALSQDEAEQRAGIRLPAGGLFYPDAGWVHPPALCRQLLQHPLIELRPYHEALRLGRQDERWRVEGQNGVLAEAPVLVLACAAEISRLLPEANLPLKRIRGQISRLPASESSRALNTVVCAEGYVAPPRAGEHTLGASFDFHSDDLTPSVAEHAGNLELLREISLDLAERLDAQALDPSTLQGRAAFRCTSPDYLPLVGPLAEQQAFNDAYAVLAKDARQVPDTPCPWLDGLYINSGHGSRGLITAPLSGELIAAWLDDEPLPVPREVAEACHPNRFMLRRLIRGS from the coding sequence ATGTCCGACGCCCACAACGCCCAGCTCGACTGGGACGAACACGGCCAACCACTGTCGCGCAGCTATGGCGACGTGTACTTCTCCCGCGCCAACGGTCTGGAGGAAACCCGTCACGTCTTCCTCGCCCACAACCAGATCATCGAGCGCTGCCAGGCTCTCCCAGCGGGCGGACGACTGGTCATCGGCGAAACCGGCTTCGGCACCGGGCTCAACTTCCTCTGCGCCTGGCAGGCCTTTGCCGAGCATGCCCCGCGCGACGCGCGGCTGCACTTCGTCAGCGTGGAAAAATTCCCGCTGACCCAGGCAGACTTGCAGCGCGCCCTGGCCCTCTGGCCGGAGCTGAAGCCCTACGCCGAGCAACTGCTGGCGCAGTACCGCGCCATCCATCCCGGCTTCCAGCGCCTGCTGCTCGACGGCGGGCGCGTGGTGCTGACGCTGATGATCGGCGATGTGCTCGAGTGCCTGCCGCAGCTGGATGCCCAGGTCGATGCCTGGTTCCTCGACGGTTTCGCCCCCTCGAAGAACCCGGAGATGTGGACGGACGCGCTGTTCGCCGAACTGGCGCGGCTGTCGGCGCCAGGTGCAACCCTGGCCACCTTCACCAGTGCCGGTTTCGTCCGGCGCGGGCTGATCGCGGCGGGCTTTGCCGTGGTGCGGGTCAAAGGCTTCGGCCACAAGCGCGAGATGCTCGCCGGCCCGTTCCAGGCTGAGCCGGCACAGCGCCCGGCGCCCTGGTTCGTCCGCCCGCAGTTGCCACCCGGCGAACGCCAGGCCGTGGTGATCGGCGCCGGCCTGGCCGGTTGCGCCACGGCTGCCAGCCTGGCCGCACGCGGCTGGCGCGTGACCCTGCTGGAACGTCATGACGATGTTGCGCGCGAGGCATCCGGTAATCCCCAGGGCGTGCTCTACCTGAAACTCTCGGCCCACGGCACGGCGCTGTCGCGGCTGATCGTCGCCGGTTTCGGCCATACCCGCCGCTTGCTGGAGCGCCTGCAGCGTGGCGTCGATTGGGATGCCTGCGGCGTGCTGCAACTGGCCTTCGACGCCAAGGAAGCCGAGCGCCAGGCCAAACTAGCCGCAGCCTTCCCCAACGACCTGCTGCACGCGCTGAGCCAGGATGAGGCCGAGCAACGCGCCGGCATCCGCCTGCCAGCCGGCGGCCTGTTCTATCCGGATGCCGGCTGGGTACACCCACCAGCGCTATGCCGGCAACTGCTGCAACACCCACTGATCGAACTGCGCCCCTATCACGAGGCGCTGCGCCTGGGCCGACAGGACGAACGCTGGCGCGTCGAAGGACAGAACGGCGTGCTGGCCGAAGCCCCGGTGCTGGTATTGGCCTGCGCCGCAGAAATTTCCCGCCTGCTGCCGGAGGCGAACCTGCCACTGAAGCGCATTCGCGGGCAAATCAGCCGCCTGCCGGCCAGCGAGTCCAGCCGCGCACTGAACACCGTGGTCTGCGCCGAAGGTTATGTCGCACCACCACGCGCAGGTGAACACACCCTGGGCGCCAGCTTCGACTTCCATAGCGATGACCTCACGCCCAGCGTCGCCGAACATGCCGGCAACCTCGAACTGCTGCGGGAAATTTCCCTCGATCTGGCCGAGCGCCTGGATGCACAAGCACTCGACCCGAGCACACTGCAAGGCCGCGCGGCATTTCGCTGCACCAGCCCGGACTATCTGCCGCTGGTAGGTCCACTGGCCGAGCAGCAGGCCTTCAACGACGCCTACGCCGTGCTGGCCAAGGACGCCCGCCAAGTGCCGGATACGCCCTGCCCCTGGCTGGATGGCCTGTATATCAACAGCGGCCATGGCTCGCGCGGGCTGATCACCGCGCCGCTGTCGGGCGAGCTGATCGCCGCCTGGCTGGATGACGAACCACTGCCAGTGCCACGCGAAGTGGCCGAAGCCTGCCACCCCAATCGCTTTATGCTGCGCAGGTTGATTCGCGGGAGCTGA